One Eubacteriales bacterium mix99 genomic window carries:
- a CDS encoding NlpC/P60 family protein, translated as MMGDRERKIQELLKRYQGVPFVHNGRTLEGLDCLGFVIHFYRNLGIYLPNGDGKVIGEDWYVTDPQRYIRGLGRLDAIQVSADDLQPLDLVYFAIARDIITHTGIMINRHEFAHMSPKTNFRISKMERHWKARFRGGLRFPELMTDF; from the coding sequence ATGATGGGAGATCGGGAACGGAAAATCCAGGAACTGCTGAAACGTTATCAGGGAGTTCCTTTTGTTCATAACGGACGCACCCTGGAGGGACTGGACTGTCTGGGGTTTGTCATTCATTTTTACAGGAATCTGGGCATCTATCTGCCCAACGGCGATGGAAAGGTGATTGGAGAAGACTGGTATGTAACAGACCCTCAAAGATACATCCGCGGCCTGGGAAGACTGGATGCCATACAGGTTTCCGCCGATGATCTTCAGCCATTGGACCTGGTGTATTTTGCCATTGCCAGGGATATCATCACGCATACTGGGATTATGATCAACCGGCATGAGTTCGCACATATGTCCCCAAAGACGAACTTTCGGATCAGTAAAATGGAACGGCACTGGAAAGCCCGATTTCGGGGAGGCCTTCGCTTCCCGGAGCTGATGACCGATTTTTAG
- a CDS encoding alanine--tRNA ligase translates to MQTDELREKFLSFFRERGHAVIPSASVIPENDPTVLFTTAGMHPLVPYLLGEKHPEGTRLTDVQKCIRTVDIDEVGDNSHCTFFEMLGSWSLGDYFRKEAIAWSWEFLTSPKWLGIPKEKLYVTVFAGDGHAPRDVESYELWKSMGVAEDHICFLPAKNNWWGPAGITGPCGPDTEMFIDTGREKCSPDCSPACDCGKYVEIWNDVFMEYNKTAEGTFEPLLQKNVDTGMGLDRTTAILQGAESVYDTDLYRDIIARISQLSNKEYGQDAETTRAFRIVADHIRTATFILGDEKAVTPSNVDQGYILRRLIRRAVRFGLKIGIPEGSTPEIADVVIQQYRPVYGELGRNEEFIKRELALEEKRFQRTIRQGMKEFEKVLFQLGDSSRMIDGLHAFHLYDTYGFPIEFTQELAAEKGYAVDIEGFRKSFQHHQEISHAGASRKFRGGLADHTEETAKLHTATHLLHAALRKVLGKEVEQRGSNITAERLRFDFSFPRKLTKEELSEVEQLVNEAIDSNVEIVCEEMPLEEARKSGAIGLFESKYGNMVKVYTIGPYSREICGGPHASRTGELGKFKIRKEGSSSAGVRRIKAVLQ, encoded by the coding sequence TTGCAAACCGATGAATTGAGAGAGAAATTCCTTTCTTTTTTCCGGGAAAGGGGACATGCCGTGATTCCCAGTGCGTCCGTAATACCGGAAAATGACCCGACGGTATTATTCACCACAGCGGGAATGCATCCGCTGGTTCCCTATCTTCTTGGGGAAAAGCATCCCGAAGGAACCCGCCTGACCGATGTCCAGAAGTGTATCCGTACCGTGGATATCGATGAAGTGGGAGACAACAGCCACTGCACATTTTTTGAAATGCTGGGCAGCTGGTCCCTGGGAGATTATTTCAGGAAAGAGGCCATTGCATGGAGCTGGGAGTTCCTGACCTCTCCCAAATGGCTGGGGATCCCAAAGGAAAAGCTGTATGTTACCGTATTTGCCGGAGACGGGCATGCGCCGCGGGATGTGGAATCCTATGAGCTGTGGAAATCCATGGGAGTTGCGGAGGATCATATCTGTTTTCTGCCTGCGAAAAACAACTGGTGGGGGCCGGCAGGCATTACCGGGCCATGTGGTCCGGATACGGAAATGTTCATCGATACCGGCAGGGAAAAATGCAGTCCCGATTGCAGTCCGGCCTGTGACTGCGGGAAATACGTGGAAATCTGGAATGACGTGTTCATGGAATACAACAAAACGGCAGAGGGAACGTTTGAGCCGCTGCTCCAGAAAAATGTGGATACCGGCATGGGGCTGGATCGGACCACAGCGATTTTACAGGGTGCAGAGTCCGTCTATGATACCGATCTGTACCGGGATATCATTGCCCGGATCAGTCAGCTTTCCAACAAAGAGTACGGGCAGGATGCAGAAACCACCAGAGCGTTCCGGATTGTGGCGGATCATATCCGGACAGCAACGTTTATATTGGGAGACGAAAAGGCTGTTACGCCGTCCAATGTGGATCAGGGGTATATCCTTCGGCGTCTGATCCGACGGGCCGTTCGATTTGGACTGAAGATCGGGATTCCGGAGGGCAGCACGCCGGAAATCGCCGATGTGGTGATTCAGCAATACCGTCCTGTATACGGTGAGCTTGGCCGAAATGAAGAGTTCATCAAAAGGGAGCTGGCCCTTGAGGAAAAGCGGTTTCAGCGAACCATTCGTCAGGGCATGAAGGAATTTGAAAAAGTGCTTTTCCAATTGGGCGATTCCTCCAGGATGATTGATGGGCTTCATGCATTCCATCTGTATGATACTTATGGATTCCCCATTGAATTTACGCAGGAACTGGCGGCGGAAAAGGGATATGCAGTGGATATCGAAGGCTTCCGGAAGAGTTTTCAGCACCATCAGGAGATTTCCCACGCAGGGGCGTCCCGGAAGTTCCGGGGAGGACTGGCGGATCATACGGAGGAGACCGCAAAGCTGCATACGGCAACCCATCTGCTCCATGCGGCACTTCGGAAGGTGCTGGGAAAAGAAGTGGAGCAGAGAGGAAGCAATATCACGGCGGAGAGGCTGCGTTTTGATTTCTCCTTCCCCAGGAAGCTGACGAAGGAAGAGCTGTCCGAAGTGGAGCAGCTGGTCAATGAAGCCATTGACAGCAACGTGGAGATTGTCTGTGAGGAAATGCCCCTGGAGGAAGCCAGGAAGTCCGGTGCCATCGGACTGTTTGAATCCAAATATGGGAATATGGTCAAAGTCTACACGATAGGACCGTATTCCAGGGAAATCTGCGGAGGTCCCCATGCGAGCCGAACCGGCGAACTGGGCAAATTCAAAATCAGGAAAGAAGGAAGTTCTTCTGCCGGAGTCCGGAGGATCAAGGCAGTTCTGCAATAA